The nucleotide sequence GGGTGAGTGTATTTGGAAATAGAAGTTAAAATTTTAGATATAGATATTTGTGATATTAGAAAAAAAATTTTGGAAAATAATGGAGTTCTTGTTAAAAAGGAAAATCAAATTAATAAGTTATTTGATTTTCTAGATAATAGACTTTTAAAAAATAATGGGTATGCTAGAATTAGAATTATTGAAGATATGATTACGGGTAATGATTTTTATTATATGGCAACTAAAATAAAGTTATCGAAAGATGATGATGCATATAAGGTCATGGATGAGCAGGAAGTTGTGATTAATAGTTCAGAAATTGGAGAAAACATATTTAAGGTATTGGGATTATCCCTTAAAAATGAAATTAAAAAGTATAGAGAGAGTTATAAAATAGATAATGTTTTAATTGAAATTGATATAAATGATAAGGATTTCTACCCTAATCCATATATAGAAATAGAGGGAGATAATATCTCAGAAATAGAAGAAGTTGTGAAGAACTTGGGTTATAGAATGGAGGATACGACTTCAAAGAGTATTTTTGAGATTATTAGAGAATCTAAAAAATAAAATTGATTAAGAAAAAATATTTTTATATAATTATTTTGAGTAGAATATTTATATAGGTTAATCAAAAATTAGTTTTGATTATTAAAAGGGAAATAGGTTAAATTCCTATACGGTCCCGCCGCCGTGATGTGTAGCGTTTATTTGTATACCACTGGATAATTTCTGGGAAGGTTAATAAATGCGATGATACTAAGTCGGAATACCTGCCTATGTAATTGGCTTATAGCTTTACGGAGTATGAGGTTATTTGCGTAGATTCATTATAGATTATTTTTTATAGTGTATGTTTGCGTTTAAATAATATTGCCTTGTGGAGATATGGCCATGAGGCGTTTTTATTTTTTAAAAGGGGAGGATATTATGAGATTTTTAAAAAAGATTTTGTTATTTACGAGTT is from Candidatus Arthromitus sp. SFB-rat-Yit and encodes:
- a CDS encoding class IV adenylate cyclase, giving the protein MEIEVKILDIDICDIRKKILENNGVLVKKENQINKLFDFLDNRLLKNNGYARIRIIEDMITGNDFYYMATKIKLSKDDDAYKVMDEQEVVINSSEIGENIFKVLGLSLKNEIKKYRESYKIDNVLIEIDINDKDFYPNPYIEIEGDNISEIEEVVKNLGYRMEDTTSKSIFEIIRESKK